In a genomic window of Tripterygium wilfordii isolate XIE 37 chromosome 8, ASM1340144v1, whole genome shotgun sequence:
- the LOC120004475 gene encoding protein PELPK2-like has product MAYPHFSSFIFPLLFVTLSLMSSGGVVVGARQLVENTMPEIPELPKPEIPELPPLPKVELPPLPQIPTLPQPHLPEVPKVPELPSFPHLPDLPKLTLPEIPPLPKIPSVDHP; this is encoded by the coding sequence ATGGCCTATCctcacttctcatcctttatcTTCCCACTTCTTTTTGTCACTCTGTCATTGATGAGCAGCGGCGGAGTCGTGGTTGGAGCGAGACAGCTCGTGGAGAACACAATGCCTGAGATACCTGAGCTCCCTAAACCTGAAATCCCTGAGCTTCCACCATTGCCTAAAGTTGAACTTCCACCATTACCCCAGATTCCAACTCTGCCACAACCTCATCTGCCTGAAGTGCCAAAAGTGCCTGAGTTGCCTTCTTTCCCCCATCTGCCTGACTTGCCTAAACTTACACTGCCTGAAATTCCGCCTCTTCCCAAGATACCTTCTGTTGACCATCCTTGA